One Vibrio sp. 16 genomic window carries:
- the folD gene encoding bifunctional methylenetetrahydrofolate dehydrogenase/methenyltetrahydrofolate cyclohydrolase FolD yields the protein MTAQNIDGTLISQTVRSEVAARVKARIENGLRAPGLAVVLVGEDPASQVYVGSKRRACEEVGFVSKSFDLPATTSEEELLALIDELNKDSEIDGILVQLPLPAGIDTTHVLERIAPEKDVDGFHPYNVGRLAQRIPKLRSCTPKGIITLLDRYNIELRGKHAVVVGASNIVGRPMTLELLLAGCTTTTCHRFTKDLEGHVRQADVVVVAVGKPNFIPGDWIKKGAVVVDVGINRLESGKLVGDVEYDKAREKASFITPVPGGVGPMTVASLIENTMIACEQFHTKK from the coding sequence ATGACTGCTCAAAATATAGATGGAACTCTCATTTCCCAAACTGTTCGATCCGAAGTTGCAGCACGCGTAAAAGCTCGTATCGAGAACGGTTTGCGCGCCCCAGGTCTTGCTGTGGTACTCGTGGGTGAAGATCCCGCTTCTCAGGTCTATGTCGGTAGCAAACGTCGTGCTTGTGAAGAAGTTGGCTTCGTATCCAAGTCTTTTGACCTTCCTGCAACCACATCGGAAGAAGAGTTGCTTGCGCTAATTGATGAACTGAACAAAGACTCTGAGATTGACGGTATTTTGGTTCAACTGCCCCTTCCGGCAGGCATTGATACAACGCATGTTCTTGAGCGCATTGCGCCTGAAAAAGACGTGGACGGTTTCCACCCTTATAACGTAGGGCGATTGGCACAACGCATTCCAAAACTTCGTTCTTGCACACCAAAAGGCATCATTACGCTACTTGACCGTTACAACATTGAACTGCGCGGCAAGCACGCTGTTGTGGTCGGCGCTTCAAACATCGTGGGTCGTCCTATGACGCTTGAACTCCTGCTAGCAGGCTGTACCACTACGACTTGTCACCGTTTTACCAAAGACTTAGAAGGCCATGTTCGCCAAGCAGACGTTGTTGTGGTTGCTGTTGGTAAACCGAACTTTATCCCCGGTGATTGGATTAAAAAAGGCGCGGTCGTGGTCGATGTGGGTATCAACCGTTTGGAGTCAGGAAAGTTGGTAGGCGATGTGGAGTATGACAAAGCCCGTGAAAAAGCGAGTTTCATTACCCCTGTTCCTGGTGGCGTTGGCCCGATGACAGTAGCAAGCCTTATCGAAAACACCATGATTGCCTGTGAGCAGTTCCACACTAAGAAGTAA
- a CDS encoding NupC/NupG family nucleoside CNT transporter, which translates to MNSILGIVAILFLAWLLSTNRKSINLKTVSLAFALQVSFALLVLYVPAGKDALNSVTGAVSNLINYGQEGIAFLFGGLATGGFTFAINVLGIIIFFSALISGLYHIGVMPKVINLIGGGLQKLLGIGRAESLSATANIFVGMIEAPLVVKPYLKHMTDSQFFAVMVGGLASVAGGTLVGYASLGVDLNFLIAAAFMSAPAGLLMAKIMVPETQTADAEIDMNNVEMPRATNVVEAMADGAMAGLRIAVAVGATLLAFVSVIAMLNGMLGWVGSLMGMDLSFELILGYLFAPVAWLLGVPWNEAITAGSLIGNKIVVNEFVAFIQLMDVKAQLSEHSQAIVTFALCGFANISTMAMLIGGLGSVVPEKRPFISKFGFRAIAAGVMANLMSASIAGVILSL; encoded by the coding sequence ATGAATTCTATTCTTGGTATCGTAGCCATCTTGTTTTTAGCATGGCTACTTTCTACAAACAGAAAAAGTATCAACCTTAAAACGGTATCGCTGGCGTTTGCGCTTCAAGTTTCTTTCGCATTGCTCGTCTTGTATGTCCCTGCGGGAAAAGATGCACTTAATAGCGTGACGGGCGCGGTGTCTAACTTAATCAATTATGGCCAAGAAGGTATAGCGTTCTTATTTGGCGGCCTTGCAACGGGTGGCTTTACCTTCGCTATCAATGTATTGGGCATCATCATTTTCTTTTCCGCGTTGATTTCCGGTTTATACCACATTGGAGTAATGCCAAAAGTGATCAACTTGATCGGTGGTGGGCTCCAAAAGTTACTAGGAATCGGTCGTGCAGAATCACTTTCAGCAACGGCGAACATTTTTGTTGGCATGATTGAAGCGCCTCTTGTTGTTAAGCCGTACTTAAAGCACATGACGGACTCTCAGTTTTTTGCTGTGATGGTTGGTGGTCTTGCTTCTGTCGCTGGTGGTACGTTGGTGGGCTACGCATCACTCGGTGTTGACCTTAACTTCCTAATTGCAGCAGCATTTATGTCAGCACCTGCGGGTCTTTTGATGGCGAAAATAATGGTGCCAGAGACACAAACCGCAGACGCAGAAATAGACATGAACAATGTCGAAATGCCACGCGCGACCAATGTGGTTGAGGCGATGGCAGACGGCGCGATGGCGGGTTTACGTATCGCCGTTGCGGTTGGTGCAACCTTACTGGCGTTTGTTAGTGTGATTGCCATGCTAAACGGTATGCTCGGTTGGGTTGGTAGCCTGATGGGAATGGATCTCAGCTTTGAGCTAATCTTGGGGTATCTGTTTGCTCCTGTCGCGTGGCTGCTTGGCGTTCCTTGGAATGAAGCGATTACCGCAGGCTCTTTGATTGGTAACAAAATCGTGGTTAACGAGTTTGTTGCATTTATTCAGTTAATGGACGTTAAGGCCCAACTGAGTGAGCATTCACAAGCAATTGTCACTTTTGCTTTATGTGGATTTGCCAATATTTCAACGATGGCAATGTTGATTGGCGGTTTAGGTAGTGTTGTTCCTGAAAAGCGCCCGTTTATTTCTAAATTCGGCTTTCGAGCGATTGCCGCAGGTGTGATGGCGAACTTAATGAGTGCGTCGATTGCGGGCGTTATCTTGAGCCTATAA
- a CDS encoding LysR family transcriptional regulator, whose protein sequence is MLSERAMQMVVFAALLTHKNFTAAARSLGVSVSHVSKQLAQLEESLGVKLVQRTTRTFTPTEAGENFYHHCQKVVRTIEEAQREVESQRDEVAGLIKIGLSQSFGTLHILPAIDDLRVRYPNLQVEMHLFDYRVDMLQEGLDLWITNNETLPEGYVAQRLADSRFVVAASPDYLVKHSTPHHPNELVQHNCLIYRSWERDYTSWAFSKPEEQLNVKVSGNYSVDLAEAVRDAAVAGWGIAYLATYLIRDEFKNGQLIQLLPDWQASQDMPFYAVYPSRRYLPTKTAAVIEFIKQKIGAPCHWDKRLAPYLQGFKS, encoded by the coding sequence GTGTTATCAGAACGCGCGATGCAGATGGTGGTGTTTGCCGCCTTGCTCACTCATAAAAATTTTACCGCTGCGGCGCGCAGCCTGGGTGTTTCTGTTTCTCATGTGAGTAAACAGTTGGCACAGCTTGAAGAGTCGCTCGGTGTTAAATTGGTTCAACGCACTACGCGAACATTTACTCCAACGGAAGCAGGCGAAAATTTTTATCACCATTGCCAAAAAGTTGTGCGAACGATTGAAGAAGCGCAGCGAGAAGTGGAAAGCCAACGCGATGAAGTGGCAGGGCTGATTAAAATTGGCTTGTCGCAGTCATTTGGCACCCTTCATATTCTACCCGCCATTGACGATCTCAGAGTTCGTTACCCGAACCTGCAAGTCGAGATGCATTTGTTCGACTATCGCGTTGATATGCTCCAAGAAGGGCTGGATTTGTGGATAACCAACAACGAAACCTTACCTGAAGGTTATGTGGCGCAAAGGTTAGCTGATAGTCGATTCGTCGTAGCTGCATCACCAGATTACTTGGTTAAGCATAGTACGCCTCATCACCCAAATGAGCTTGTGCAGCACAATTGTCTGATTTATCGCAGTTGGGAGCGAGACTACACAAGCTGGGCGTTTTCGAAACCGGAAGAGCAACTGAATGTAAAAGTGTCAGGCAACTACTCGGTGGACCTTGCTGAAGCGGTTCGAGATGCGGCCGTAGCAGGGTGGGGAATTGCTTACTTAGCGACGTACCTAATACGAGATGAGTTCAAAAATGGGCAACTGATACAGCTTCTTCCTGATTGGCAAGCGAGCCAAGATATGCCTTTTTATGCCGTCTACCCTAGTCGTCGATACTTGCCGACCAAAACCGCCGCGGTGATCGAGTTTATCAAACAAAAAATCGGTGCTCCTTGCCATTGGGATAAGCGATTAGCGCCGTATTTGCAGGGGTTCAAGTCGTGA
- a CDS encoding lytic murein transglycosylase: MKKLLSVVLGATIASSVWANEQSFEQYVDGLKQEAREHGISEQVISAAFSDVTYKPRAVKADRNQPEKKLTLDEYIPRAVPDWKVKQAKELYEKHYETLSRIGDEYGVQPRFIVALWGVESNFGRFTGNYSVIDALSTMAYDGRREAFFRKEAMAALQILEEGHIPVEDFKGSWAGAMGQCQFMPSSFLAFAADGNGDGKKDIWQTEADVFASAANYLSESGWGDKYTWGRQVKLPQGFDTSIQGRSEEKGKYLQEWSKLGVTRYDGRPLPKLDDDIKAWLIAPDDANGRVYLVYNNYNVLMKWNRSYYFALAVSHLADRIVL, from the coding sequence GTGAAGAAATTATTGTCAGTCGTATTAGGTGCCACTATTGCCAGCTCTGTTTGGGCAAACGAGCAGAGTTTTGAGCAATACGTTGATGGATTAAAACAAGAAGCCAGAGAACACGGCATTTCTGAACAGGTGATCTCTGCAGCTTTTTCAGATGTAACTTATAAGCCTCGCGCCGTAAAAGCGGATCGCAACCAGCCAGAGAAAAAGCTCACGCTGGATGAGTACATTCCGCGGGCAGTGCCAGATTGGAAAGTTAAGCAAGCCAAAGAGCTCTACGAAAAGCATTACGAGACTCTTTCCCGTATTGGTGATGAATATGGCGTTCAGCCACGATTTATCGTCGCATTGTGGGGAGTAGAGAGCAATTTTGGCCGCTTCACTGGCAATTACAGTGTAATAGATGCGTTATCCACCATGGCTTATGACGGCCGCCGTGAAGCGTTCTTCCGTAAAGAAGCAATGGCGGCACTGCAGATCCTTGAAGAAGGCCATATCCCAGTTGAAGATTTTAAAGGCTCATGGGCTGGGGCGATGGGGCAGTGTCAGTTTATGCCAAGCTCCTTCTTAGCGTTCGCCGCTGATGGTAACGGTGATGGTAAGAAAGACATTTGGCAGACCGAAGCGGATGTGTTTGCATCTGCCGCGAATTATCTGAGCGAATCTGGCTGGGGCGATAAATATACTTGGGGACGTCAGGTCAAATTACCCCAAGGTTTTGATACCAGTATCCAAGGTCGCAGTGAAGAGAAAGGGAAATATCTTCAGGAGTGGAGCAAGCTAGGCGTGACTCGTTACGATGGCCGTCCATTACCAAAACTGGATGACGATATTAAGGCTTGGTTGATCGCCCCGGATGACGCAAACGGCCGAGTCTACCTTGTTTATAATAACTACAATGTGCTGATGAAGTGGAATCGCTCTTACTATTTCGCCCTAGCGGTTAGCCATTTGGCCGATAGAATTGTACTTTAA
- a CDS encoding YcgL domain-containing protein, with translation MLCAIYKSSKKEGAYLYIPKKDDFSQVPDTLMQMFGKPIMVMVIKLDGRQLASVDIDKVKQSLEEEGFFLQLPPPPKNLLDEYKEQKKARQQSEEK, from the coding sequence ATGCTTTGTGCAATTTACAAAAGTTCTAAAAAAGAAGGCGCTTACCTCTACATCCCTAAAAAGGACGATTTTTCACAAGTTCCTGACACATTGATGCAGATGTTTGGCAAACCTATTATGGTTATGGTGATCAAACTTGACGGGCGCCAGCTGGCATCAGTCGATATCGATAAAGTGAAACAGTCACTTGAAGAAGAAGGTTTTTTCCTTCAGCTTCCGCCACCGCCGAAAAATTTGCTTGATGAATACAAAGAGCAGAAAAAAGCGCGTCAACAGTCCGAAGAAAAATAA
- the minC gene encoding septum site-determining protein MinC: MSHSPDLKGSSFTLSVLHLSDNDVEKTVKFLNEKVEQAPTFFANAPVVINIAKVEGDIDFHALKHGISAAGMIPVGVAGCKDKRTQNLASEASFAIMSASKSPSQAPAKMAPTKIVRSPVRSGQQIYAKDSDLVVLNHVSEGAEVIADGSIHIHGTLRGRAIAGANGNKEAVIICNKLNAELMSIAGHYWLTEQFADEYWQQKIMFSLDDDSLRFELLTI; this comes from the coding sequence ATGTCACATTCACCAGACCTAAAAGGCAGTAGCTTCACATTGTCCGTTTTACACCTTAGTGACAACGATGTGGAAAAAACGGTCAAATTCCTCAATGAGAAAGTCGAGCAGGCACCGACTTTTTTTGCCAATGCCCCTGTGGTAATCAACATTGCTAAGGTGGAAGGCGATATTGACTTTCATGCACTGAAGCACGGAATTTCCGCAGCTGGTATGATTCCGGTTGGTGTTGCTGGCTGTAAAGACAAGCGAACGCAAAATCTCGCCAGTGAGGCGTCTTTTGCCATTATGTCTGCGAGTAAGTCGCCGAGCCAAGCGCCCGCTAAAATGGCGCCAACCAAAATTGTCCGCTCGCCGGTGCGATCTGGTCAACAAATTTACGCAAAAGATAGTGATCTCGTGGTGCTTAATCATGTCAGCGAAGGTGCTGAGGTCATTGCAGATGGTTCCATTCACATTCACGGAACACTCCGTGGACGCGCAATCGCAGGAGCGAATGGCAACAAAGAAGCGGTCATCATCTGCAATAAGCTCAACGCTGAACTTATGTCTATCGCAGGTCATTATTGGTTGACAGAACAATTTGCTGATGAATATTGGCAACAAAAGATCATGTTTAGTTTGGATGATGACTCGCTTCGATTCGAGTTGTTAACGATTTAA
- the minD gene encoding septum site-determining protein MinD has translation MARIIVVTSGKGGVGKTTSSAAIASGLAMKGKKTAVIDFDIGLRNLDLIMGCERRVVYDFVNVINGEATLNQAMIKDKRSENLFILPASQTRDKDALTKEGVRRVLDELDEMGFDFVICDSPAGIEQGALMALYFADEAIVTTNPEVSSVRDSDRILGILDSKSRRAEEGLEPVKQHLLLTRYNPARVTQGEMLSVEDVEEILHIGLLGVIPESQAVLNASNKGVPVIFDEQSDAGMAYDDTVERLLGQQVDFRFLTEQKKGIFKRLFGG, from the coding sequence ATGGCACGCATTATTGTTGTAACGTCAGGTAAAGGTGGTGTAGGTAAGACCACATCAAGCGCTGCTATCGCTTCTGGCTTAGCGATGAAAGGAAAGAAAACCGCCGTAATCGATTTTGATATCGGCCTGCGCAACCTCGATTTAATCATGGGTTGCGAGCGTCGCGTCGTCTACGACTTTGTTAACGTCATCAACGGTGAAGCAACACTCAATCAAGCGATGATCAAAGATAAACGTTCTGAGAACCTATTTATTCTTCCAGCTTCGCAAACACGTGACAAAGACGCTCTAACTAAAGAGGGCGTGCGCCGCGTGCTTGATGAGCTTGACGAAATGGGCTTTGATTTTGTGATCTGTGATTCTCCTGCAGGTATCGAGCAAGGCGCTCTCATGGCGCTATACTTTGCAGATGAGGCGATCGTAACAACAAACCCTGAAGTCTCTTCTGTTCGCGACTCAGACCGCATTTTAGGTATTTTGGACTCTAAGTCACGCCGTGCTGAAGAAGGCCTTGAGCCGGTGAAACAACACTTATTGCTGACACGCTACAACCCTGCGCGCGTGACACAAGGTGAGATGCTCAGTGTTGAAGATGTTGAAGAGATTCTGCACATTGGTTTGCTAGGAGTTATCCCAGAGAGCCAAGCGGTTTTAAATGCGTCGAACAAAGGTGTACCTGTCATTTTTGATGAGCAATCTGATGCGGGCATGGCTTACGACGACACAGTCGAGCGCCTGCTTGGCCAGCAAGTGGATTTCCGCTTCCTGACCGAACAGAAGAAAGGAATCTTTAAACGACTATTTGGAGGCTAA
- the minE gene encoding cell division topological specificity factor MinE, whose protein sequence is MSLLEFFRPQKKSSANLAKERLQIIVAERRSQGDPAPSYLPQLKEDILKVIGKYVAVDPSMVDLSFEHKDDDISVLELNVKLPEDEK, encoded by the coding sequence ATGTCATTACTTGAATTCTTCCGCCCGCAGAAAAAAAGCTCTGCGAACTTAGCCAAAGAACGTCTGCAAATTATTGTTGCAGAGCGTCGTAGTCAAGGTGACCCAGCGCCATCTTACTTACCACAACTAAAAGAAGACATTCTGAAAGTGATCGGCAAGTACGTTGCCGTAGACCCTTCCATGGTCGACCTTTCTTTTGAACATAAAGATGATGACATTTCAGTCCTTGAGCTGAATGTTAAGCTTCCTGAAGACGAAAAATAA
- the adhE gene encoding bifunctional acetaldehyde-CoA/alcohol dehydrogenase, protein MPVTNLAELDAMIARVKKAQEEFATYSQEQVDKIFRAASLAANQARIPLAQQAVEESGMGIVEDKVIKNHFASEFIYNKYKDEQTCGILEEDDNLGTMTIAEPVGIICGIVPTTNPTSTAIFKSLISLKTRNGIIFSPHPRAKNSTNDAAKLVLDAAVAAGAPKDIIGWIDQPSVELSNALMKHDDIALILATGGPGMVKAAYSSGKPAIGVGAGNVPVVIDETADVKRAVASILMSKTFDNGVVCASEQAAIVVDEVYDEVKERFASHKAVVLSKADADKVRKVLLIDGALNAKIVGQPAPAIAELAGVKVPADTKVLVGEGLGKVSYDDAFAHEKLSPTLGLFRADNFEDAVAQAVTMVEIGGIGHTSGLYTNQDVNADRIRYFGDKMKTARILINIPTTHGGIGDLYNFNVAPSLTLGCGSWGGNSISENVGPKHLINKKTVAKRAENMLWHKLPKSIYFRRGSLPIAMSDLEGKKRAFLVTDRFLFNNGYADDVVQLLKAQGIEVQTFFDVEADPTLSVVKKGAEAMQSFQPDVIIALGGGSPMDAAKIMWVMYEHPETAFEELAMRFMDIRKRIYKFPKMGKKAELVCITTTSGTGSEVTPFAVVTDDETGAKYPLADYEITPNMAIVDANLVMNMPKSLTAFGGYDAVTHALEAYVSVLANEYSDGQALQALKMLKEYLPSSYANGAGDPIAREKVHNAATIAGIAFANAFLGVCHSMAHKIGAEFHLPHGLANALLISNVVRYNANDNPTKQTAFSQYDRPQARRRYAEVADHLGLSQEGDRTAQKIERLLAWLDELKANLDIPMSIQAAGVSEADFVAKLDELAVEAFDDQCTGANPRYPLITELKEVLLASYYGKAFVEGETFEGTTVIKKKADQEAAKAPKAKKAKADA, encoded by the coding sequence ATGCCTGTAACTAATCTGGCTGAACTAGATGCAATGATTGCTCGCGTTAAGAAAGCGCAAGAAGAGTTCGCTACTTACTCTCAAGAGCAAGTAGACAAGATCTTCCGCGCTGCGTCTCTTGCAGCTAACCAAGCTCGTATCCCGCTAGCTCAACAAGCGGTTGAAGAATCTGGTATGGGTATTGTTGAAGATAAAGTAATCAAGAACCACTTCGCTTCTGAGTTTATCTACAACAAATACAAAGACGAACAGACTTGTGGCATCCTAGAAGAGGATGACAACCTAGGTACAATGACTATCGCAGAACCTGTAGGTATCATCTGTGGTATCGTACCAACAACTAACCCAACTTCTACTGCAATCTTCAAATCTCTAATCTCTCTGAAGACTCGTAACGGTATCATCTTCTCGCCACACCCACGTGCGAAAAACTCGACTAATGATGCAGCGAAACTTGTTCTAGACGCAGCAGTAGCAGCAGGTGCTCCAAAAGACATCATCGGTTGGATTGATCAGCCATCTGTAGAGCTTTCTAACGCTCTAATGAAGCACGACGACATCGCTCTTATCCTTGCAACTGGTGGTCCAGGCATGGTTAAAGCCGCTTACTCTTCTGGTAAGCCAGCAATCGGTGTAGGTGCAGGTAACGTTCCTGTTGTTATCGACGAAACAGCTGACGTTAAACGTGCTGTTGCTTCTATCCTAATGTCTAAGACTTTTGATAACGGCGTAGTATGTGCTTCTGAGCAGGCTGCAATCGTAGTTGACGAAGTTTACGACGAAGTAAAAGAGCGTTTCGCTTCTCACAAAGCCGTTGTTCTTTCTAAAGCAGACGCAGACAAAGTACGTAAAGTGCTTCTAATCGACGGTGCGCTAAACGCAAAAATCGTTGGTCAACCAGCGCCAGCAATCGCTGAACTAGCGGGCGTTAAAGTTCCTGCTGATACAAAAGTACTTGTAGGTGAAGGTCTTGGTAAAGTTTCTTACGACGACGCATTCGCTCACGAGAAACTATCTCCAACACTAGGTCTTTTCCGTGCTGACAACTTCGAAGACGCAGTTGCTCAAGCCGTAACTATGGTTGAGATCGGTGGTATCGGTCACACGTCTGGTCTATACACTAACCAAGACGTTAACGCAGACCGCATCCGTTACTTCGGTGACAAGATGAAGACTGCTCGTATCCTAATCAACATCCCGACGACTCACGGTGGTATCGGTGACCTGTACAACTTCAACGTTGCACCTTCTCTAACTCTAGGTTGTGGTTCATGGGGTGGTAACTCTATCTCTGAGAACGTAGGTCCTAAGCACCTAATCAACAAGAAAACTGTAGCGAAGCGAGCTGAAAACATGTTGTGGCACAAACTACCTAAGTCTATCTACTTCCGTCGTGGTAGCCTTCCAATCGCAATGAGCGACCTAGAAGGTAAGAAACGCGCGTTCCTAGTAACTGACCGTTTCCTATTCAACAACGGTTACGCTGACGATGTAGTACAGCTTCTCAAAGCTCAAGGCATCGAAGTTCAAACTTTCTTCGACGTAGAAGCGGATCCAACGCTATCTGTTGTTAAGAAAGGTGCAGAAGCAATGCAAAGCTTCCAACCAGACGTAATCATCGCTCTAGGTGGTGGTTCTCCGATGGATGCAGCGAAAATTATGTGGGTAATGTACGAGCACCCAGAAACAGCATTTGAAGAACTAGCAATGCGCTTTATGGACATCCGTAAACGTATCTACAAGTTCCCTAAAATGGGTAAGAAAGCTGAGCTTGTATGTATCACTACAACTTCAGGTACGGGTTCAGAAGTTACTCCATTCGCGGTTGTTACTGACGACGAGACAGGTGCTAAGTACCCACTAGCTGACTACGAAATCACGCCAAACATGGCTATCGTTGATGCTAACCTAGTAATGAACATGCCTAAGTCTCTAACAGCATTTGGTGGTTACGATGCAGTAACTCACGCTCTAGAAGCTTACGTATCTGTTCTTGCTAACGAATACTCTGATGGTCAAGCTCTACAAGCACTTAAGATGCTAAAAGAGTACCTACCTTCAAGCTACGCGAACGGTGCTGGTGACCCAATCGCTCGTGAGAAAGTACACAACGCGGCAACTATCGCTGGTATCGCGTTTGCGAACGCATTCCTAGGTGTTTGTCACTCTATGGCGCACAAGATTGGTGCTGAGTTCCACCTACCACACGGTCTGGCGAACGCACTACTAATCTCTAACGTTGTTCGTTACAACGCGAACGACAACCCAACTAAGCAGACTGCATTCTCTCAATACGACCGTCCACAAGCACGTCGTCGTTACGCTGAAGTTGCTGACCACCTAGGCCTAAGCCAAGAAGGTGACCGCACTGCTCAGAAGATTGAACGTCTACTAGCATGGCTAGACGAGCTAAAAGCTAACCTAGACATCCCGATGTCTATCCAAGCGGCTGGCGTGTCTGAAGCTGACTTCGTAGCGAAACTAGACGAACTAGCTGTTGAAGCGTTCGATGACCAGTGTACAGGTGCTAACCCACGTTACCCTCTAATCACTGAGCTGAAAGAAGTTCTACTAGCTTCTTACTACGGTAAAGCATTCGTTGAAGGTGAAACTTTCGAAGGTACTACGGTAATCAAAAAGAAAGCAGACCAAGAAGCAGCGAAAGCGCCTAAAGCTAAGAAAGCAAAAGCTGACGCATAA